The DNA segment AATCTTGTTGCCATCGCGTTCGGCGTATCCCTCGCGATCAGGAAGGCGGGCTCTCATGGTTTTCGTTTCGTCCTTTTTTGGGATTCGAGTTTTTGAAGCCAATCATCGATGGCTTTAAGCAAGGCCGCGTGACCTGTTCGGATACCGGAGAGCATCCGCAGATGCATTCCCAGGTTGAATGTGGAGACCAGCGTCACGATCGCTTCTAGCGGATATGCGTTGCGGTCAAGTCCGTACTCGTCAAAAGCCTTGTCGAACGCCTCGGTGACGACTTGAAACCAGGCTAGGTCCACTTTGGCGACGCGCTTGCGCATCTCGGCGTCGTTCCACGACATCGCTTGCAATTCGAACCACACCTTGGCGTAGCCGTCGGCCGAGTCTTCGTCGAGGTAGCCCATCGCATTGCGCCACTTTTCGATGAACGGTTTATCCTCGGCGTACATCTCGCGTTGACGCTTGATGAGGCGGTCCGTATGGCGCTCGAGGACTTGGAGCAACAGCTCCGGCATGGACCCGAAATAGTAGTGCACGAGCCCGTGATTGAGTCCAGCTTCTTCGGCCAGCTTGCGGGTTGTGATGTCGGCATAGCCTACGCTGACGAGCAATCGTTCCGCCGCATCGAGGAACGCTTG comes from the Candidatus Eremiobacteraceae bacterium genome and includes:
- a CDS encoding TetR family transcriptional regulator, encoding MKVRSRARLGITPAREEAEQAFLDAAERLLVSVGYADITTRKLAEEAGLNHGLVHYYFGSMPELLLQVLERHTDRLIKRQREMYAEDKPFIEKWRNAMGYLDEDSADGYAKVWFELQAMSWNDAEMRKRVAKVDLAWFQVVTEAFDKAFDEYGLDRNAYPLEAIVTLVSTFNLGMHLRMLSGIRTGHAALLKAIDDWLQKLESQKRTKRKP